The sequence AATTGCTTTTTAATGTCTTTTGGAATCGTCAGATTGTCATATTCTTTATTATGGAAATCTATAATAATATTACACTTTATACACCTGAAATGATGATGGGTCTCAATATCAGGATCATATCTCTTGGATTGTCCATACCCCTCAACAATATTTGCGATACCAATTCTGGAAAATGTTAAAAGTGTCCTGTTCACCGTGTCAAATGATATATTTGGTATCTTTTTTCTTATCCTCTTATATATTGTATCTGCGGAAGGATGATTCTTTGCCTTAAGAAATTCCTGATAAATAGCAGTGCGCTGAGGGGTTATTTTCAGCCCATTTTCTCTGGATCTATTAAAAAATTCAACCATCATTGCTTTTGCCTTAACTCCATTATTCATAATTTAAACTATATAGTAATTATTACTATTTGTCAAGAAATATATACTTATATTTTACTATATTACGGAAATATCATTTATGCACTATTTAAAAAATCACAATTGGACTATTAATCCGAAAGCTGAAATTGTTTATAATCAAAACCATTCTAAGACAGTTTTCTGGTCGGGGCGAAAGGATTTGAACCTTCGACACCACGGTCCCGAACCGTGTGCGCTACCAGGCTGCGCTACGCCCCGATTGAAAATAATAACATATCAATAAAATAAAATATAATCGGCATCCCCGTGTGTAATATTTTGAGGATCAATGTATCCAGGGATATAAGGCAATAATACTCTATAACTAATTTTTTTTGAGAGATTCGCTATTTGTTCAGGAATTCCTCTTTTCCATGCATGTCCGTTTCCCGTCAGAACAATAACCTTTTTATCAGAATTTTTCATAAAGAACTCAAAAACATTCTTAGCCATTACTCGATCCCATATGAGTTGTGCTTCACAGAAAAATATAAAATTTTTGTTATTATGTCCATGCATAGCATAAGCCCTCCTGATAAATTTCATATATTGCTCATCTACAGCACATCCTGTTTCAGGAGGGAGTTTAGAAAGTTCGTCTTTTGATAAGGATGAAAATCCTGATCTTGCTATTTTTCTTGTAATTTCTGGAGAGATATTTAAACCAATAGTTGGAATTTCATATTTTTTTAAATAAAGAAAAATATCTCTATATAAATACCATGGAAAATTCCAATTTTCGTAATATGCTTTGATAAAATCATCCGTAGATAGATCACCTGATACCCAACGATTGAGAATATCCTGATTTTCAGCAATAAACATTTCAAGGCCTATAGCTACTGGCAATTTCATATCTTTAAATGTCTTTATAATATCAAGTTGCATTCGGTGATGGATTTCCTGATCGTGATTTTCACCCACAAAAACAATGTTTACTTTTTTTAAGTCTGAGAGCATCTGTTGATAGCTAATATTTTTTTTATCTGCTGTTCTAAATACTTTTATACCATCAGCATATGTTTTTATCTGAAAACATAGTTGAAAAAATAGTATAGTCAGAAAAAAGAGTAAAAATTTCCTGAGCATATATTTAAGAATAACATAAAATCATTGCATACTCGACATATAAAACATCACTCTGATAAAATTGAATTGAAATGGACCATTATATACCTTATATAAAAAGGAAGATTATCTTAAAGGCCGGAGAGTCTTCCGAGAGAAAAGAAGATTACATAGCTGTTGAAAAGAAACTGAATATTACGTTGAATGAGAAGTGCATCATAAGTCTTTTTTGCACACCGTCGCAAATAAAAGAATTAATCACAGGCCTTTTGTTTACTGGGGGGATATCTGATGGGGAAATCTCTCCAGATATATTAAACATATCATATGGAGATGAAATCAATGTTGATATAGCTGCTAA is a genomic window of Nitrospirota bacterium containing:
- a CDS encoding transcriptional repressor; translated protein: MVEFFNRSRENGLKITPQRTAIYQEFLKAKNHPSADTIYKRIRKKIPNISFDTVNRTLLTFSRIGIANIVEGYGQSKRYDPDIETHHHFRCIKCNIIIDFHNKEYDNLTIPKDIKKQFKVVNKKVVLEGLCPKCLRR
- a CDS encoding ChaN family lipoprotein yields the protein MLRKFLLFFLTILFFQLCFQIKTYADGIKVFRTADKKNISYQQMLSDLKKVNIVFVGENHDQEIHHRMQLDIIKTFKDMKLPVAIGLEMFIAENQDILNRWVSGDLSTDDFIKAYYENWNFPWYLYRDIFLYLKKYEIPTIGLNISPEITRKIARSGFSSLSKDELSKLPPETGCAVDEQYMKFIRRAYAMHGHNNKNFIFFCEAQLIWDRVMAKNVFEFFMKNSDKKVIVLTGNGHAWKRGIPEQIANLSKKISYRVLLPYIPGYIDPQNITHGDADYILFY